cgagccaaacttcaatcaatcctagtttatgatccgcaaacaatcaagacatgtaatttatatcaccggaaagctctttcgacaaggaacacaactagatacatttcctaaatcaaatttatcattttagacaacaaaatctcgtcgaaagttcgttaaacgttccaaaacaaggtttcaagttcatcaattgcaattcaagtttcgggaatccaatttatacatatgatatgccgttttgaaggtaatgaaacatgtaatacaactaaacacttactaacaacatttcatggcattcaaatcatcaaaagttcatttaaagtctatcaactCTAACGaacattcacaaaaatcaatagtcatgagtttgatgtttccttaatcaacctatacatcaaaacgaagctaaagatactagtaacacttttaaaacatgcactttaacaatctaacaacatttgatcatccaaaatcaaagatttagcaagcaattttcataatgaactagttacaccaaaaacaacaaatcgagcatacaaattacatacacgacatcacaatgagccatagacactaatgaacacacttttaagtcaagaacacgaatttaaagaaatctagagttttagaaatgttacccaaaatcaatgaagttagtatcaaatcgaagaggatgatgagaggatcaagaatatgtagtcggatttgttgtgagcttccaagattgaatttagatgatgaatgaatggaatgggtttttgtgtgtgtgttcttggtagagagaaagagagagagagataatgaaatgaaaaatggggtgactagttgacctagtcaactagtttgcccatttggcaactccggtccctcgagtttcaaagcgggtgcgggatttaaccgatcgaatattttaagttatacggaagtacgggagatattgaaattcgataacgagaatatttaaaacgttacataacaaaggatacgaatctagatacgaagggcattatttagaaagaaaaagacgggcgttaaaatagtttaacggaaaaatgcgggatgttacaggagTGTTTAATCCTGAATTTAGTCCTGGAAAGAAAGCGCTGATGTGACACCCCGGACTAAACATAGAGAAGTTCCTACATTGAGAGCACTCTAACCTTTTATGTACCAAACTTTTATATACCACTATCAAAACTTACAGTAAATTATTTTTCTAAGTGTACTACTAAGGGTTAACAATGAAATTATCTtttttatatgaatatgaattttaTCAAAGACATCTCTCAACACTCTTATTAATGTGCTTTAAAGTGTTGTATTTGTGAAGTGAATACACTTTTAAATTTTACAAATAATAGAAAAGGTCAACTCAAATGGCATCAAATTACAAGTAAGAAAACCGGGTGCTATTTCCGTTGCCGGAAATAGAATCAAAAAAAGAGAGCGTAAGTAATTAACAACTCCCTAATGATCATCAACTGAAGCGATTTAAGGCATGATAATTAAAGTATTTCATGAAAATTCGTAGTTAGTGTTTATCCGTCGATTGAATTCAGTTGTAAAATGGAACATTACAAGTCCCGTAACAACGATTTCTTCTACTTCACAAACCCTCACGATGATGCTAGTCAATTAGACGACACGGATTACGATGATTCTCAATTTCACGATTCTTTTGATGATGATGAACGTAGCTGTGATTTCAATTTTCACACTTGTCGTCCTCAAAATATTACTCAATCACCGTCATCTAATTTCCAGGTAATACAATTTTAACGattttaacttttattattagttAGGGTTTCAGTATCGTAATGAAACCTAAATTATTAGGTTTTAGAATTTGTAAATTTATCAGAAACGTTGTTGTTGTGTTTACAGACAAGTGGTGTGATGAATTTGAATGACAGTGTGACTACTTCATCAGTTAATGAATTTAGGGGTTTTGACATAATTCAGTTAGATGATAGAATGAAGGGAGTTTTTGATAAAGTAAACCGCACAATTGAAGGTATTGGTGTGCGAATCTCTCGCTTGGAGGATGAAACTTGCAGGATTGATAAGCGTGTGGAGGATGTGAAGGAAACTGAGGAAAGGTATCATGGAATGAAGCACAGCAAGTTGCAGAAGATGCAAATTCTTTTACAAGAGGTTTGAGTTTGTTACattcattgttgttgtggtttgtctaTTGATCATCGCGCACTTTGTGTTACGTATCTATTGTAGAATCTAAAAGCTTATGCTCGCATTAGAAACTGGTCAGTTTTTATGTTGAGTACACCCATGGTAAAACCAAAAGAAAGAAAGAGGGAAGGTAAAAAACTGGCTGTACAGGTCATGCTAAGCACTTTTTCTACAGTCATCGAATCTTTTAGCATCGTAGTTGAGCGTTTTAGGCCACTCCCTATCTTAACAGCCTTTAACAGAACTTCCCTCCTCCACATCAGCACCATCAGCACAAAAAACTTTAACAATTCTTTAACTAAACACTCCCCATCTATCACTAAATAATACCCACGACGAATATACCCATATGTACAGGCAATGAAGCAAAGGTACAAAACAGAAAAATAGGGGACCCACCTTAGCTCGTTAAACACCCATTGCAGGGCTTACTCACGGACCACTTAACAAAGTGGTGCCTATCATTGTTAACACTTGGCTATTGTTAACGGGTGTGTTGACATTAGGATAGGAAGTGCTCGTAGGTGGGTGTATGCATTAAAATATGGGTAGTGATATATCCAAATCTATTTTTGATAAATACACATAAATGTACTAGTATGTCCTTaaatgatactttaaataaattTTATGTTTAAATTTATCTGAGGGcattttaggaagataacactaaATTGAGTTGGATTTATCAAATATAAATTTGGAAATAACATCACCCTTAAATACAGTACCATACTATGGAAATTGTAATTTAtcattgtttttcttttctttttttggtTAAGGAAATTGTAATTTAAcattagaaataaaaaaaaaaaaaattatattattttaatctATGGAGACTTGTGATTGACCCAGTCACCACTCTCCACTTTTCTAGCACAGTCAATCACTTGAGACACGCTGATTGACTCGGTTACCACTCCCAGTGCTGTAAGGCAGTTAGGCTAAAAGAATTGAACTACCACGAGACCTCATTATTTGCATTTAGTTGTGCAACCCTGCTTTGTATCCCTATGAAGTGCTAGGAAGTTGTTGATTTCTCGGTTGAAAGGCATATAAATATTTGGTACAAGATAGATGTTACTTTTCTGTTTATCGTAGCCAAATTTTGTCAAAGTTATAGTAATAGTTTGTTTTCCAATTGTTTATCAGGTGCAAAATGGTGTTCTATTTTTGAGAGATAGGCACGAAATTGCGGAAACAAAACTTCAGGTTGCTAAACTTCAAGTTTTAATGAAAGATAAACCAACCCCTGCTCAAACAAACCCACAACACCAGCAACAACCATCGACCGCTTCACAGTCATCTTGCTATGTACCATTTTATCCGTTTTCTAACCAATCGAATGTCACTTTGTCACCAGGTGTTTATCATCATCATCCAGCATTCCCCCAAGCTCCTGAAGTCAACGTTCAGCAACATGTAATTCCTCTAAATCAGCAATTCCAGACACCTAACACATCATCTTATCGTTTACCCCAATCGATACATGTTGAATCCTCTAGAAACTACAAATCTGAATTTCATGCTAAGTACATGCCCGAGTCTGATAGTTTTCCCGGGCTTTACACTCCCGGGGGACCACCATCATCATATGAATTCTCAAATTTAAAACCTGATGAATTCTATCTGCATACACTAGAAGAAAGTAGTAGGAATAGTTACAATCATACCCCGGTAATTCAATCATTGCCTCATGCATTACCAACTGCAATTAATTTAGAAGATGAATCAAGTTCTGAAGAAAATGTTAATGCAATTACAGCAGACAATATAATTGATAATGTTACAGCAATGGGTTTCAGGAGGGACCTTGTAAGAGCTTGTGTCACGGAATTGACGGTAAACGGGTCTCCTGTGGATCTGAACGCTGTGCTTGATAGTATTATGAAGTGGAAATGAATGAATTCACTCAAATAAATGGGTTAAAACTTAAAACCTACGATGCACAGAAATTGCTAGAATTACTTGGTTTAGTGTGATCATTATTACGAATGACCGGTATAATTTTGTATATATTATGTTACAGTCTGTATCAACTTGTGAATACGTTGTGATTGTACATATGATTATGTctgaattaaatatatttatttggaaTAGAAGATGGAGCATCCATTGTTGCAGAGTAAGATGGATTTGGACTCGCCTGTATCAAAATCTCTATTTTGCATCTCCTAATGATTATTTTTATACAAAAAAATTACTCAGTTCCGTTGCATtgttcaagttattattattatatgaaataTGAATGAATATGAATTATAGTGATAACAAAATGCCTGTCGAAgttgtttgtttctcaatttagacAGAGTAGTTTTGGAACTGCAGATTTTGACACTTTCTTTTGTCAAGCTACACCAAGTTAGGTCGATTTTACAGATgagttataaataataattaaaaattactcGTTTTTCCAGCTAAACTGTATAAAAAAATTCTTTTCGGTTTATCGGAATTCTGTTGCGGAAGTTTGTCTATCTCTAGAGGGCTACTGAAAAGTCCGATAATGTCTAATTTGCAATGGTTTTAATCCATATCCGATCATCGTAAATACATTGTAGTATCATGACACGTGAGTCTGTATCATGGTTAAATATATGACTATATTAGCTCTACAATACATGTAGCCATGTAGGCAACTAGACCTAGGCATAGGCGCGTagccaagttttttttttttttttttttttttttttttgaactgcaAAAATTTTAAAAAACACGCCACTCCCTAGTAAGTCACTAGAGAGAGGGCCCAACCAAACAATACAAAGGCTTAATAAGTCAGTCGTTCCAACTCGGGTTACATTTACTTCTACTAACTATCCAATTGAAAGAAAAATTCCTAATTGAATCAAACAAAACATCTTTCTTCATACTTGGCGGCCCAAATAAAACACTATTGGAATCTCCAAATATGTCATAGCAAAGCACCAACTATCGCGTACAAACGAGTCTTCGATCTCATAGGTAAACAATACCCGTCGACCCAAGCTAGCCGTTCGTCCCAACACTGAAAAAACGGAATGTTTACATCCACCCATTGACGAACCTTCCGCCATAAGTCCACTGCTAACGGACAAATAAAGAAGACGTGATCCACCGATTCGACTTGACAAACACACGTAAGACACCCTTCGTCCGGCACCTCAATGCCCCCGCGTTGACAGGTTCGATCTAGTGGGTAGCCGATTCCAAGCAACCCGCCAAAGAAAAATGTTGATTTTTTTTTGGAATCTCTTTAAACCAATTTGTGGCTAGATCAACCTTTGGAAGTCTCTGATCATCTAAATGCAACCGAGTATTTACTAACCGTGAAGAGCCCATCAGGCGAAATAGCCCATTCCCATGAATCCGCTGAATCTTGTAAATGAATATCCCCCAAACAGCCCACTAACTGATCTAGTTTTGCCTGGTTACATTGGCTGATTTCTCTCGACCAGGCCCAAGACCAATTGCCCTCGTACACACGCTGATTAAGGCGCGTAGCCAAGTTGAGTGTAACTGTGTAAGGAGGACCATGAGTTCTCGACCCACACAGATTACTTACAATCCTTTAAAGCTGAAGCAAATTACTAAACTGGCCCACCATATAGTAGTTGGGACTACTAATGTATCAAGTTGACTCAATCGTGATGATCTATCTATCTATTAGTACAGTATTTGGTCTCAGTGTAAATTCGTTTAAGTGCAATAACGATAAACTGTTACCTCTTCAGGCAATCGTGTTAACTAGATCAAATAAGATATGTGAAAGGTGGTTAAAAAGATCTGTCACCGATTAccatattaattagggtttaaaaaggtATATATGTTTATGAGATTGTGAATGAAGTAACGGGCGAATATTAAGTTGATATTTACGGAGTAATATTTATAGGGGAGTGATATGTACATAACCATTTTTGTTATATACACAACCAATCATGCTTTATATGTTGTACAGTACAATACTGTAAAGCATAATTGGTTGTGTATATAACAAAAATGGTTGTATACATATCATCACCCTTATTTATAGGGAGCAACCAATTAGGAGTAGTATTAGGACTCCTAATTAATTTGGGTTCCTTGGTTGGGGCTCAACTAGCGACGTGGGTCATTCAACTGGTCAGTGGCAGAAGCAAGAATTTTTTTCATCGGAGGCGAATTTTTTTTTAAGAACATtacaatttttttggacaaaatatgagGTTTTTGGGCAAGATACgggggttttggggcaaaatatgaagactTTTGAGAAAAAAAATCATTAGAGGCAAAatcgaaaaattcaaaatttttccaCTAAAAACTACGAATCCACTGAAGGTGGGCGCCCCACCCTACCCCCAGGTATTTCCACCCCTACAGGTGGTCCACTCAGCATCAGGAATTGAACCGAAGTCAGTAGGGTTGACTTGCAATGCTTGTGGGTCACACATAAGTCTAACATGTAACATGCTTAAGTCTATGCTTGTTAACGAGACACAATGTGGATAACCGAGCTCCTACACAGTAATTTAACCAGCCAGACTATGCATGACAAATTCTACGCATAGGACCCTGACCCTGTTTTACAAGTTATCCGTCTTGGGAGCCGGTGCATTGCCGAACTCAACAGGTACGCTATTTGGTATGCATATCATCAGTAATATCGAAATCGACTCATTAAATCTTATATTGAGCTTGTTATAtcttgtgacgatcactccaaatccatatggacgaacacgtcattcattgatttcattgcgaggtatttgacctctatgtgatacgttttgtaacattgcattcgtttgaaaaggtatttcataaatgaatatataaattccaggtttttttacatctgatgattcctacgtatagacaatcaccatttaaatggtttacaataatacatctgttgacaatacagtcaaaataagatacatggtaatggtttgatgaatgcaagtttcttgtatatagcatgtatgactccaagcacataacttgtatcacgtatgagcaaacagcggaagacttctagaaacctgagaataaacatgcttcaagtgtcaacacaaaggttggtgagttcatagttttaatattacacataatccgtatatcaatgtggattacaaaagttcagttgttttattcaaaacgtttatcattatgttttaaataaaaggtggatcacaagatttcagttgtttcatccgaaacgtttatcaatcggttctacaaaattgagcaccctggtaactaaactttaatgcttatataatttgtaccctttgtataatcatcttaataatacacgcaaaccaacgtgtacgcttctcaaatagcatacgtccgttaaaaggctagcgctctagctcgaacggggatgtcaagccctatggatccatatactactactcgcgcccaccagttcttataactggcagttactagttaccaaagctaagggattttcggttcaaactcggtgtagaatttagtatgtacttgtatccattgcgtttgaaataaattgcatgtattctcagcccaaaatatttaaagtatttaaaaagggagactataactcacgcatataaatattgtatatcggttaataaagcatttgcatgtattcgcagttaaaaatatatttcaaaagcatttaataaagcagttgtaaaaatagcgcatgtattctcagtcccaaaaatataaagagtaaaagggaatcaaatgaactcacagtttaatattgatatacaatattgcaggaaagcatgtagacgcatcggagataataaacacgaggtttgattcacaaaaatacccccgaacattacccataacctccttggaaataacccatattttccttagctctagctcgctcggaaactcgttttgaaaattacttggacagtactccgtcgtaatattttatgtacattattatttttgtatcgcaaaaataataatactaataataagattaataagattaataataatc
This genomic window from Rutidosis leptorrhynchoides isolate AG116_Rl617_1_P2 chromosome 2, CSIRO_AGI_Rlap_v1, whole genome shotgun sequence contains:
- the LOC139892499 gene encoding uncharacterized protein, which encodes MEHYKSRNNDFFYFTNPHDDASQLDDTDYDDSQFHDSFDDDERSCDFNFHTCRPQNITQSPSSNFQTSGVMNLNDSVTTSSVNEFRGFDIIQLDDRMKGVFDKVNRTIEGIGVRISRLEDETCRIDKRVEDVKETEERYHGMKHSKLQKMQILLQEVQNGVLFLRDRHEIAETKLQVAKLQVLMKDKPTPAQTNPQHQQQPSTASQSSCYVPFYPFSNQSNVTLSPGVYHHHPAFPQAPEVNVQQHVIPLNQQFQTPNTSSYRLPQSIHVESSRNYKSEFHAKYMPESDSFPGLYTPGGPPSSYEFSNLKPDEFYLHTLEESSRNSYNHTPVIQSLPHALPTAINLEDESSSEENVNAITADNIIDNVTAMGFRRDLVRACVTELTVNGSPVDLNAVLDSIMKWK